In Phycisphaeraceae bacterium, one DNA window encodes the following:
- a CDS encoding ArsR family transcriptional regulator, translating to MARRPRTDPGQWSALTSLVGDVVRLRIIRLLEREELGVGELARVLQLPQSTVSRHLKVLLDAGWTHRRHQGTAGLYRVDPAQLDETARRVWEIARDQVSAAHMAADEARLAGVLAERRIDSRDFFGRLGGDWDVLRRELFGTQFPSQALLSLLDPRWVVADLGCGTGDVAEQIAPLVKRVIAVDREPAMLDAARRRLSGARNVDFRRADLQSLPIGDGQIDAAVLMLVLHHVDAPADVLRECGRTLRAGGRLLVVDMVRHDREEYARTMGHRHLGFEERDGRAWARTSGLSLERWQTLRASTEARGPALFAALFLAEGDRSKK from the coding sequence ATGGCGCGCCGACCTCGCACCGATCCTGGTCAATGGAGTGCGCTCACCTCGCTCGTGGGTGATGTGGTGCGCCTTCGGATCATCCGGCTGCTCGAGCGCGAGGAACTCGGCGTGGGGGAGCTGGCTCGCGTGCTCCAGCTTCCGCAGAGCACCGTGAGCCGTCATCTGAAGGTGCTGCTGGATGCAGGATGGACGCACCGGCGACACCAGGGCACGGCGGGGCTCTATCGCGTGGACCCGGCGCAGCTTGATGAGACGGCGAGGCGAGTCTGGGAGATTGCGCGAGATCAGGTTTCCGCGGCACACATGGCGGCCGATGAGGCGCGCCTCGCGGGCGTGCTCGCGGAGCGGCGCATCGATTCACGCGACTTCTTCGGACGCCTCGGCGGCGACTGGGATGTGCTGCGCCGCGAGCTCTTCGGGACGCAGTTTCCCTCTCAGGCGCTGCTGTCGCTGCTTGATCCGCGCTGGGTCGTTGCCGACCTCGGGTGCGGCACGGGTGATGTGGCGGAGCAAATCGCGCCGCTCGTCAAGCGCGTGATCGCGGTTGATCGGGAGCCGGCCATGCTCGACGCGGCTCGCCGGCGACTGTCCGGCGCTCGCAATGTCGACTTCCGCCGCGCCGATCTCCAGTCACTGCCGATCGGCGACGGCCAGATCGACGCGGCTGTCCTCATGCTCGTCCTGCACCATGTGGACGCTCCTGCCGATGTGCTGCGCGAGTGTGGGCGAACGCTGCGCGCCGGCGGCCGACTTCTGGTCGTTGACATGGTGCGTCATGATCGCGAGGAGTACGCCCGCACGATGGGACACAGACACCTCGGCTTCGAGGAGCGCGATGGTCGCGCATGGGCTCGTACGAGCGGTCTCTCGCTCGAACGATGGCAGACGCTCAGGGCGAGCACCGAAGCGCGCGGACCCGCCCTGTTCGCCGCGCTCTTCCTCGCCGAGGGCGATCGCTCGAAGAAGTGA
- a CDS encoding tetratricopeptide repeat protein translates to MFRVQLIVRWRSGLALALIAAAVMACQSVPPAESSAARASFLNDYARYQEAADLLQPIIEATPGVWQVEYEYGRAQLGLGNLDEARRSLERANARVPTNLTIIFTLAECYGALGQNARLYELLRNAGTQLRSSEAWIKLAVAADELGDPDTALQSINAAIEIDDGFDIRRGTECYWVASQLEEKYGSSEASLRRLRQAFGVNPEDPRVRRALEEAGMPLDRRTALPPGQ, encoded by the coding sequence ATGTTTCGTGTTCAATTGATTGTTCGATGGCGCTCCGGTCTCGCTCTGGCCCTCATCGCGGCCGCTGTCATGGCGTGCCAGTCGGTGCCACCGGCCGAGAGCAGCGCCGCGCGGGCCAGCTTTCTGAACGATTACGCCCGCTACCAGGAGGCTGCGGATCTTCTTCAGCCGATCATCGAGGCGACGCCCGGTGTCTGGCAGGTGGAGTACGAGTACGGTCGCGCACAACTCGGACTCGGCAATCTCGACGAGGCTCGCCGCTCGCTTGAGCGGGCCAATGCGCGTGTGCCGACGAACCTGACGATCATCTTCACGCTGGCGGAGTGCTACGGCGCGCTGGGTCAGAACGCCAGGCTCTACGAGCTGCTGCGCAACGCGGGAACACAGCTTCGATCAAGCGAGGCGTGGATCAAGCTCGCGGTTGCGGCGGATGAACTGGGTGATCCCGACACTGCACTCCAGTCGATCAATGCGGCCATTGAGATCGATGACGGATTCGACATCCGTCGTGGTACGGAGTGCTACTGGGTGGCGAGCCAGCTTGAGGAGAAGTACGGCAGCAGTGAGGCCTCGTTGCGGCGCCTTCGGCAGGCGTTCGGCGTCAATCCCGAAGATCCGCGTGTGCGCCGGGCGCTCGAAGAAGCGGGCATGCCGCTCGATCGAAGAACGGCGCTGCCGCCGGGCCAGTAA
- a CDS encoding DUF456 domain-containing protein, which produces MTLWSVVVGLGFSLIGAVCVLLVIVGLPGAWIMLAVAALIDLLLAPRVGDGAAFFGWWAIGAGAVVALLGEVIETLAAAEGARRGGASVRGAIGATIGGIVGAIAGTILIPILVVGSLVGAALGAVAGAVLGELTREGMRLRDTAKPATGAAIGKVLGTIAKIPCAVVVWLVLSIAALLHGSGAAVPSDGGEIEQWTVDE; this is translated from the coding sequence ATGACCCTCTGGAGCGTCGTCGTGGGCCTTGGATTCTCGCTCATCGGAGCCGTCTGCGTTCTGCTGGTCATCGTTGGTCTTCCCGGCGCATGGATCATGTTGGCCGTCGCGGCGCTGATCGATCTTCTGTTGGCTCCGCGAGTCGGCGACGGCGCCGCCTTCTTCGGGTGGTGGGCGATCGGGGCCGGCGCCGTGGTGGCGCTCCTGGGCGAGGTGATTGAGACCTTGGCCGCCGCCGAGGGTGCGCGGCGAGGCGGAGCAAGTGTGCGGGGCGCGATCGGCGCGACCATCGGAGGCATCGTCGGCGCGATCGCCGGCACCATTCTGATCCCCATTCTGGTGGTCGGCTCACTCGTGGGTGCCGCGCTCGGCGCGGTCGCGGGCGCGGTCCTCGGGGAGCTCACCCGTGAAGGCATGCGCTTGCGCGACACGGCCAAGCCTGCGACGGGTGCGGCCATCGGCAAGGTGCTCGGCACCATCGCAAAGATCCCCTGTGCCGTGGTGGTCTGGCTGGTCCTTTCGATCGCGGCGCTTCTGCATGGGAGCGGCGCAGCGGTGCCAAGTGACGGCGGCGAGATCGAGCAATGGACCGTCGATGAGTGA
- a CDS encoding methyltransferase domain-containing protein, which translates to MATHSHVEKAFPESRYGGYTRHDGTIAFMNRVHALLRPGQVVVDAGCGRGRISSDPCAWRERLRDLRGENRRVIGIDIDPASATNPCITEFRLIVDPARWPVDDRSADLVLSDFVLEHVEEPLIYLSEAARVLRPGGIFAARTPNRWGYPAIASQLTPHRHKARLLAKVQANRDAADVFPTWYRCNRRRTLAAALRRAGLDPVVWTHESEPSYLAFSPTLFRIASLFHRVMPPPLRSTLFAFARRPMTAADPPPLSSSVLSTKERPSS; encoded by the coding sequence ATGGCGACTCACTCGCATGTCGAGAAGGCATTCCCGGAGTCCCGTTACGGCGGCTACACGCGACACGATGGCACGATCGCGTTCATGAACCGGGTTCACGCGCTCCTCCGGCCGGGCCAGGTCGTTGTGGATGCCGGGTGCGGCCGCGGCAGAATCTCCTCCGATCCCTGTGCGTGGCGAGAGCGATTGCGAGATCTGCGCGGCGAGAATCGTCGAGTCATCGGCATCGACATCGATCCCGCCTCGGCGACGAACCCCTGCATCACGGAGTTCAGGCTGATCGTCGATCCTGCTCGCTGGCCTGTCGACGATAGGTCGGCGGACCTGGTGCTGAGTGACTTTGTCCTCGAGCATGTGGAAGAGCCGCTCATCTATCTCTCCGAGGCCGCCCGGGTGCTGCGGCCGGGAGGAATCTTTGCCGCGCGAACTCCGAACCGATGGGGCTATCCCGCCATCGCGTCACAATTGACCCCCCATCGGCACAAGGCCCGATTGCTTGCGAAGGTCCAGGCCAACCGCGACGCCGCCGATGTCTTTCCCACCTGGTACCGGTGCAATCGCAGGCGAACGCTGGCAGCGGCGCTTCGAAGGGCCGGCCTCGATCCGGTGGTCTGGACCCACGAGTCGGAGCCCTCCTATCTCGCCTTCAGCCCCACGCTCTTTCGAATCGCATCGCTCTTTCACCGGGTCATGCCCCCGCCACTGCGGAGCACGCTCTTCGCCTTCGCTCGTCGACCGATGACCGCCGCCGACCCGCCCCCCCTGTCATCGTCCGTACTTTCGACCAAGGAGCGCCCCTCCTCCTGA
- a CDS encoding sigma-70 family RNA polymerase sigma factor, giving the protein MSRQSLQSELQLYLREIHDVPLLTAEEEKDLGWRIINDNDLEAKERMIKANLRLVISISKTYANRGLPLADLIEEGNIGLIRAVEGFDPAQGARFSTYASWWIKQAIKRTLINAVQPIHIPAYMVELIARWKESTRKLEEELGRPPSLNELSKVMKVPVKKLQIIRRAVKAYHAPSQVPSNEDGEAVDLSDLFEDTRHGPPDSCVAQSEEFQVVLRLLESIDERDARVLRLRFGLEGKEPLTLKQIGEEVGLTRERVRQIEVEALRKLQQQLNDDRPMRFLQDPTTRKGASAKTRRGQ; this is encoded by the coding sequence ATGTCGCGTCAATCACTGCAGTCGGAACTTCAACTCTATCTGCGTGAGATCCACGATGTTCCCCTCCTCACGGCCGAGGAGGAGAAGGATCTCGGTTGGCGCATCATCAATGACAACGACCTCGAAGCGAAGGAGCGGATGATCAAGGCGAACCTTCGCCTCGTCATTTCGATCTCCAAGACCTACGCCAATCGCGGGCTCCCGCTGGCGGATCTCATCGAGGAAGGCAACATTGGCCTCATTCGGGCGGTCGAGGGCTTTGACCCGGCCCAAGGCGCCCGCTTCAGCACCTATGCGAGCTGGTGGATCAAGCAGGCGATCAAGCGCACGCTCATCAACGCCGTGCAGCCGATCCACATTCCCGCCTACATGGTCGAACTGATCGCGCGCTGGAAGGAATCGACTCGCAAGCTGGAAGAGGAACTTGGGCGTCCACCTTCGCTCAATGAGCTGTCGAAGGTGATGAAGGTCCCGGTCAAGAAACTCCAGATCATCCGCCGCGCAGTGAAGGCCTACCACGCGCCGAGCCAGGTTCCTTCGAACGAGGATGGCGAGGCGGTGGATCTCTCCGACCTCTTCGAGGACACTCGTCACGGTCCTCCCGACTCCTGTGTCGCCCAGAGCGAGGAGTTCCAGGTGGTGTTGCGACTGCTCGAGAGCATCGACGAGCGCGATGCCCGCGTCCTGCGGCTGCGCTTCGGCCTCGAGGGCAAGGAGCCGCTGACCTTGAAGCAGATCGGTGAAGAGGTCGGCCTCACGCGCGAGCGCGTGCGACAGATCGAGGTCGAGGCGCTGCGCAAGCTCCAGCAGCAATTGAACGACGATCGCCCGATGCGCTTCCTGCAGGACCCCACCACGCGGAAGGGCGCGTCGGCGAAGACTCGTCGCGGTCAATGA
- the gcvT gene encoding glycine cleavage system aminomethyltransferase GcvT, translated as MSTTTELLKTPLHKLHLDSKATMVDFVGWEMPLHYGSIMEEHRQTRTSGGFFDVSHMGRLRFSGRHARRFLDRVCTRQILGMDRGAVRYSLVCNDRGGCRDDVLVYCFDEDDYLMVCNAANRAKLLEHFAREKGDMVFKIDDQTRSTAMVAVQGPKVMEVVASLSREIPALKRYRFVEKSLMVVKLIVSRTGYTGEDGVEVILGATMANLALKMLLKDKGDAGALIKPCGLGARDTLRTEAGMPLYGHEISEEFDPLSAGLRFAVKLDKGDDDERAGRFIGQEALRAIDAKGLSRTLVGLTLEGRRSARQGMKVFHSDREIGFVTSGCISPTLEKPIAMAYVPPDRAAPGGEVQIDLGREKVSAQVGPLPFYKAPPAQRAGQ; from the coding sequence ATGAGCACCACCACCGAACTCCTGAAGACTCCGCTCCACAAGCTGCACCTCGACTCGAAGGCGACGATGGTCGACTTCGTCGGCTGGGAGATGCCGCTGCACTACGGCTCGATCATGGAGGAGCACCGGCAGACGCGCACGAGCGGCGGCTTCTTCGATGTGAGCCACATGGGGCGCCTGCGATTCAGCGGCCGTCATGCGCGGCGCTTTCTCGATCGCGTCTGCACACGGCAGATCCTCGGCATGGATCGCGGCGCGGTGCGCTACTCGCTCGTCTGCAATGATCGTGGCGGGTGCCGAGACGATGTCCTTGTCTACTGCTTCGACGAGGACGACTACCTGATGGTCTGTAACGCGGCCAATCGTGCGAAGCTCCTCGAGCACTTCGCCCGCGAGAAGGGGGACATGGTCTTCAAGATCGACGATCAGACGCGATCGACCGCCATGGTGGCGGTGCAGGGGCCGAAGGTGATGGAGGTCGTCGCCAGCCTCTCACGCGAGATCCCCGCGCTCAAGCGCTATCGCTTTGTTGAGAAGAGCCTCATGGTGGTGAAACTCATCGTGAGCCGGACGGGCTACACGGGCGAGGATGGCGTCGAGGTCATTCTCGGTGCCACCATGGCGAACCTGGCCCTGAAGATGCTGCTGAAGGACAAGGGTGATGCCGGGGCGCTCATCAAACCCTGCGGCTTGGGCGCTCGCGACACGCTTCGGACCGAGGCGGGCATGCCGCTCTACGGCCACGAGATTTCGGAGGAGTTCGATCCGCTCTCGGCGGGATTGCGCTTCGCGGTCAAGCTCGACAAGGGCGATGATGACGAGCGCGCCGGGCGTTTCATCGGCCAGGAGGCGCTCCGAGCGATCGACGCGAAGGGTCTGTCCCGGACGCTCGTCGGGCTCACGCTCGAAGGGCGCCGCAGTGCCCGGCAGGGCATGAAGGTCTTCCACAGCGATCGGGAGATCGGATTTGTCACCAGCGGGTGCATCAGCCCCACGCTCGAGAAGCCGATTGCGATGGCCTATGTGCCCCCCGATCGCGCCGCTCCCGGAGGCGAGGTGCAGATTGATCTTGGGCGCGAGAAGGTCTCGGCCCAGGTCGGCCCGCTGCCCTTCTACAAGGCGCCCCCGGCGCAGCGCGCGGGACAGTAA
- the lpxD gene encoding UDP-3-O-(3-hydroxymyristoyl)glucosamine N-acyltransferase, with product MTMTLAELASRIGAELAGDGSVSIRGVAPIDRAEPGEVTFLANARYTAHLPTTKASAVIIGQGIASPPHLARLEAEDPYFAFRQALVLLHGERVHPGPADAVDGADISPGAVIHPEATIGEGSLIHPGVVIERGASIGRGSVLYPGAYVGVGASLGEECVLFPNAVIYDGCRLGRRVTIHANAVIGSDGFGYATHKGRHEKIPQTGIVVIEDEVEIGSGCVIERAAMEETRIGAGTKFADLISIGHGTRIGRGCLLVSLVGISGSVEVGDFVAFGGQVGVTGHLSIGDGARIAAKAAVVTDIPAGARVAGVPAIDLEAAKRNALAGRDLYGMARRLRDLERQIQRMQQSLGSQGAAAPKDTP from the coding sequence ATGACCATGACGCTTGCCGAACTCGCTTCACGGATCGGCGCCGAGTTGGCCGGCGACGGTTCGGTCTCCATCCGCGGAGTCGCGCCGATCGATCGTGCCGAGCCGGGCGAAGTCACCTTCCTCGCGAACGCGCGCTACACGGCGCATCTGCCCACGACCAAGGCGTCGGCCGTCATCATTGGACAGGGCATCGCCTCTCCGCCCCACCTGGCGCGGCTCGAAGCCGAAGACCCGTACTTCGCGTTTCGGCAAGCGCTGGTGTTGCTGCATGGCGAGCGGGTGCACCCCGGGCCGGCGGATGCCGTCGACGGGGCCGACATCAGCCCCGGCGCGGTGATCCACCCCGAGGCGACGATCGGCGAGGGAAGCCTGATTCACCCTGGTGTGGTGATCGAGCGCGGCGCCTCGATCGGACGCGGATCGGTGCTCTATCCAGGCGCCTATGTCGGCGTCGGAGCTTCACTCGGTGAGGAGTGCGTGCTCTTTCCCAATGCGGTCATCTACGACGGCTGCCGCCTCGGGCGCCGCGTCACGATCCATGCCAACGCGGTCATTGGCTCGGATGGCTTCGGCTACGCGACGCACAAGGGGCGTCACGAGAAGATCCCTCAGACCGGCATCGTCGTCATCGAAGATGAAGTCGAGATCGGCTCGGGGTGCGTGATCGAGCGGGCCGCCATGGAGGAGACGAGGATCGGCGCCGGAACCAAGTTCGCCGATCTCATTTCGATCGGGCATGGCACCCGCATCGGTCGAGGCTGCCTGCTGGTGTCGCTGGTCGGTATCTCCGGAAGCGTCGAGGTCGGCGACTTCGTCGCGTTTGGCGGGCAGGTGGGGGTGACGGGGCACCTCTCGATCGGTGATGGCGCGCGCATCGCTGCGAAAGCCGCAGTGGTCACCGACATTCCCGCGGGCGCTCGCGTGGCCGGAGTGCCGGCCATCGACCTCGAGGCCGCCAAGCGCAACGCGCTGGCTGGGCGCGATCTCTACGGCATGGCGCGGCGACTGCGGGATCTGGAGCGCCAGATCCAGCGAATGCAGCAGAGCCTCGGAAGCCAGGGCGCCGCGGCGCCCAAGGACACCCCATGA
- a CDS encoding BamA/TamA family outer membrane protein translates to MPLGAWGVVRFALLGLLVTLHLAAATSAQSVEDETFADRPISGVVIRGLDRITEQEVRNNLRIGAGQPYEAAAVRNDVATLYRLGHFETVAADATLQSDGTVVVTFSMTEQAMVRDIQTVGNTAATDQELRAAIPLVAGGPRDDFLMEQSIFRIRELYRNRGHYLVEVTVDETRLRDSGIVIFRIIEGPRVRIRDIEFVGNKAFEARQLQAQIKTKPWFFLFVKGNIDEQQLIDDVAAINRFYRDRGYIDVRVDRRIELSPDQKEAKLIFVITEGRQYRLRSVRLEGLGNAPELRQVFDQEQLRALMVIRPGDVYQRNLIDKTIQSLETAHRVMGYIDVRVQETYYRVGETAEVDMLISVDPGETYDAGLIRIQGNFLTRDKVIRRQARIQPGRPIDGREVADFTQARLVATGLFNDARVTAQAPSEDDPTTRDVLIEVKERNTGSLNFGVSIGSDQGFGGEVSLSQSNFDIADWPLSFSEFISGRAFRGAGQSFNITAAPGVDVSTYSISFAEPHLFESDYGGGVSAFYRDRAFSLGAYSEERMGLNLTLARTLGDLWRASVSTRFERIRLDDFSPFTPIEVFDERGPSYLSVAAFSVSRNTVDNPIRPSRGTVIDFSASYYGAFGGAYSYPAARVGYTQFLTVSEDFLGRKSTLRLNSQLGYIFSSSAPTYERFYLGGRSFRGFEFRSISPTSRGYIIAPDFPNNNPVGGQFLFFAGAQYEQPLLGELISGVLFVDSGTVDNDFTLDRYRVSVGFGIRLYIEALGPAPIAFDLAWPILKQDSDIEQVFSFTAALPF, encoded by the coding sequence ATGCCCCTCGGCGCGTGGGGCGTGGTCCGCTTCGCCCTTCTCGGCCTGCTGGTCACGCTTCACCTGGCAGCCGCGACTTCGGCGCAAAGCGTGGAGGACGAGACCTTCGCCGATCGTCCGATCTCCGGCGTCGTCATCCGCGGCCTCGACCGGATCACGGAGCAGGAAGTTCGCAACAACCTGAGGATCGGTGCAGGGCAGCCCTACGAAGCGGCCGCCGTGCGCAACGATGTGGCGACCCTCTATCGCCTCGGTCACTTTGAGACGGTCGCGGCCGACGCGACGCTTCAGAGCGACGGGACGGTGGTCGTGACCTTCTCCATGACCGAGCAGGCGATGGTCCGCGACATCCAGACGGTGGGCAACACTGCCGCGACGGACCAGGAGCTTCGCGCGGCCATTCCGCTGGTGGCCGGAGGTCCTCGCGACGACTTCCTCATGGAGCAGTCGATCTTCCGAATCCGCGAGCTCTATCGCAATCGGGGCCACTATCTCGTGGAAGTCACGGTGGATGAGACGCGCCTGCGGGACTCCGGCATCGTCATCTTCCGCATCATCGAAGGGCCGCGCGTGCGCATTCGCGACATCGAGTTCGTGGGCAACAAGGCCTTCGAAGCGCGGCAGCTCCAGGCGCAGATCAAGACGAAGCCGTGGTTCTTCCTCTTTGTGAAGGGCAACATCGACGAGCAGCAGCTCATTGACGATGTCGCGGCCATCAATCGCTTCTATCGGGATCGCGGCTACATCGATGTGCGCGTTGATCGCCGCATCGAGCTGAGTCCCGATCAGAAGGAGGCGAAGCTCATCTTCGTCATCACCGAGGGGCGACAATACCGTCTGCGCTCGGTGCGACTCGAAGGGCTCGGCAACGCGCCGGAACTTCGGCAGGTCTTTGATCAGGAACAGCTTCGGGCGCTGATGGTCATCCGTCCGGGCGATGTCTATCAGCGGAACCTCATCGACAAGACGATCCAGAGCCTCGAGACAGCTCATCGCGTGATGGGCTACATCGATGTTCGCGTCCAGGAGACTTACTACCGCGTCGGCGAGACGGCCGAGGTCGACATGCTCATTTCGGTCGATCCGGGAGAGACCTACGACGCCGGGTTGATCCGAATTCAGGGGAACTTCCTGACCCGCGACAAGGTCATTCGACGCCAGGCGCGCATCCAGCCGGGCCGCCCGATCGACGGCCGAGAAGTGGCGGATTTCACTCAGGCGAGGCTCGTCGCCACCGGGCTCTTCAATGACGCCCGCGTGACCGCCCAGGCGCCCTCCGAAGATGACCCGACCACCCGCGATGTCCTCATCGAGGTCAAGGAGCGCAACACGGGGTCGCTCAATTTCGGAGTCTCGATCGGCTCCGACCAGGGTTTCGGCGGAGAGGTTTCACTCTCTCAGTCCAACTTCGACATTGCAGACTGGCCCCTCTCCTTCTCGGAGTTCATCTCCGGGCGCGCCTTCCGCGGCGCCGGCCAGTCCTTCAACATCACGGCGGCGCCGGGCGTCGATGTGAGCACCTACTCGATCAGCTTCGCCGAGCCCCATCTGTTCGAGAGCGACTACGGCGGAGGCGTCAGCGCGTTCTACCGGGACCGGGCCTTCTCCCTCGGCGCCTACAGCGAAGAGCGCATGGGCCTCAATCTCACGCTCGCGCGCACGCTCGGAGACCTCTGGCGCGCCTCGGTGAGCACGCGCTTCGAGCGCATCAGGCTCGATGACTTCTCTCCCTTCACGCCGATCGAGGTCTTCGACGAGCGCGGACCGAGCTACCTGAGCGTGGCTGCATTCTCCGTGTCGCGCAACACGGTGGACAACCCGATCCGGCCGTCGCGGGGCACCGTGATCGACTTCTCCGCGAGCTACTACGGTGCCTTCGGTGGGGCGTACAGCTATCCGGCGGCGCGGGTCGGATACACGCAGTTCCTCACGGTGTCGGAGGACTTCCTCGGCCGCAAAAGCACGCTTCGACTCAACTCGCAGCTTGGGTACATCTTCTCAAGCAGCGCCCCCACCTACGAGCGCTTCTATCTCGGTGGTCGGAGCTTCCGCGGCTTCGAGTTCAGGTCCATCAGCCCCACGAGCCGTGGGTACATCATTGCCCCGGACTTTCCGAACAACAATCCTGTCGGCGGTCAGTTCCTCTTCTTCGCGGGTGCCCAGTATGAACAGCCGCTGCTGGGCGAGCTGATCTCCGGCGTGCTCTTCGTCGACTCCGGCACCGTCGACAACGACTTCACCCTCGACCGGTATCGCGTCAGCGTCGGATTCGGCATTCGCCTCTACATCGAAGCGCTTGGCCCCGCACCGATCGCCTTCGACCTCGCGTGGCCGATCCTGAAGCAGGACTCCGACATCGAGCAGGTCTTCAGCTTCACGGCCGCCCTGCCCTTCTGA
- a CDS encoding OmpH family outer membrane protein has protein sequence MRIRPLTIVLGFCLAASTALLIGAQASRSVPPTRVATVNLVELIDKLQEKAEWEIRLRHLQGSIMEEVRARKAKLEEMVNRINAMQDATEKLAALEEAQLTRLETEQWAAMKEGELDREASLMWRQIYRRVREEAAKLAESRGYDYVLVAEPGDELNLQGGDPRVPLTQRALDQIARRRYLYTSPAHDITDELRARLDNSYAVGGGRPPAR, from the coding sequence ATGCGAATCCGCCCCCTGACGATCGTGCTTGGGTTCTGCCTGGCCGCCAGCACCGCCCTGCTGATCGGCGCTCAGGCCTCCCGTTCCGTGCCGCCGACGCGCGTGGCCACGGTGAACTTGGTCGAGTTGATCGACAAGCTTCAGGAGAAGGCGGAGTGGGAGATCCGCCTCCGTCATCTTCAGGGCAGCATCATGGAGGAGGTTCGTGCTCGCAAGGCGAAGCTCGAGGAGATGGTGAACCGCATCAACGCAATGCAGGATGCCACTGAGAAGCTCGCCGCGCTGGAAGAGGCGCAGCTCACTCGACTGGAGACGGAGCAGTGGGCCGCCATGAAGGAGGGCGAACTCGACCGAGAGGCGAGCCTCATGTGGCGTCAGATCTATCGGCGTGTGCGCGAGGAAGCGGCAAAACTCGCCGAGAGCCGTGGCTACGACTATGTTCTGGTGGCCGAACCTGGCGATGAACTCAATCTGCAGGGTGGCGATCCTCGCGTGCCATTGACCCAGCGTGCGCTCGACCAGATCGCCCGCCGACGATATCTCTACACCAGTCCGGCGCATGACATCACCGACGAACTCCGGGCGCGCCTCGACAACTCCTACGCGGTCGGCGGCGGACGCCCCCCGGCGCGATGA
- a CDS encoding OmpH family outer membrane protein — translation MHTLSALRSHRGVVITALLVLGALLAFRSVNSPTTVAVVDLEAIYDNLNEHKDAEARLSAMVDELASELQKREQEVKMVQLELQAFSPQGQGFVETQAKVEAAIGRFRAYQEFAKIKTERESERLLKETYDRVKLACAAIAREQGIQLVLLDDATPQFAPTDPRPMMQQISARRSLFVDPSIDITKAVIERMNRDFAARSGGSATP, via the coding sequence ATGCACACACTCAGCGCCCTCAGAAGCCACCGCGGCGTCGTCATCACGGCCTTGCTCGTTCTTGGAGCATTGCTCGCGTTCCGCAGCGTCAACTCACCGACGACCGTCGCCGTCGTCGACCTCGAAGCGATCTACGACAACCTCAACGAGCACAAGGACGCCGAGGCCCGCCTGAGCGCCATGGTCGACGAGCTCGCGTCTGAACTCCAGAAGCGCGAGCAGGAGGTCAAGATGGTCCAGCTCGAACTTCAGGCCTTCTCACCTCAGGGGCAGGGATTCGTCGAGACTCAGGCCAAGGTCGAGGCGGCCATCGGGCGCTTCCGGGCCTACCAGGAGTTCGCCAAGATCAAGACGGAGCGGGAGAGCGAGCGACTTCTCAAGGAAACCTACGACCGGGTGAAGCTCGCCTGTGCCGCGATCGCCCGCGAACAGGGCATTCAACTGGTGCTGCTCGACGATGCGACTCCGCAGTTCGCCCCGACCGATCCTCGGCCGATGATGCAGCAGATCTCCGCACGGCGGTCGCTCTTCGTCGACCCGTCAATCGACATCACGAAGGCGGTGATCGAGCGGATGAATCGCGACTTCGCCGCGCGGAGCGGCGGTTCCGCGACGCCATGA